In one Lolium rigidum isolate FL_2022 chromosome 3, APGP_CSIRO_Lrig_0.1, whole genome shotgun sequence genomic region, the following are encoded:
- the LOC124700427 gene encoding coatomer subunit zeta-1-like isoform X1 — protein MGSCPSVKNILVLDLEGKRVAVKYYSDEWPSAASKLAFEKSVFVKTQKPGAKAEEADVVMFDGYIVVYKFIEDLHFFVTGGEEENELILSSVLQGFSDAVGILLRSKVDKRTALENLDLIFLCIDEVVDGGIVLETDGNVIAEKVSGHGPEGAGSYAEQSVTQAFAVAKQHFMRSLLN, from the exons ATG GGTTCCTGCCCTTCGGTCAAGAACATCCTTGTGCTGGACTTGGAAGGGAAACGCGTGGCCGTGAAGTACTACAGCGATGAGTGGCCCTCCGCGGCCTCCAAGTTGGCTTTCGAGAAGTCTGTCTTCGTGAAAACCCAGAAACCGGGTGCTAAAGCAGAAGAAG CTGATGTGGTAATGTTCGATGGCTACATTGTTGTGTACAAGTTCATCGAAGACCTACATTTTTTTGTaactggaggagaggaagagaacgaGCTCATTTTATCATCAGTTCTTCAGGGTTTTTCCGATGCTGTTGGCATTCTTCTCAG AAGCAAGGTAGACAAAAGGACCGCCCTTGAAAATCTGGATCTCATCTTTTTATGCATTGACGAAGTTGTTGATGGAGG GATTGTTCTGGAAACAGATGGTAATGTGATAGCGGAGAAGGTGTCAGGTCATGGACCGGAAGGAGCTGGATCATACGCTGAGCAG TCGGTGACCCAAGCCTTCGCGGTAGCAAAACAACACTTTATGAGGTCTCTCCTGAACTAG
- the LOC124700427 gene encoding coatomer subunit zeta-1-like isoform X2 translates to MGSCPSVKNILVLDLEGKRVAVKYYSDEWPSAASKLAFEKSVFVKTQKPGAKAEEADVVMFDGYIVVYKFIEDLHFFVTGGEEENELILSSVLQGFSDAVGILLSKVDKRTALENLDLIFLCIDEVVDGGIVLETDGNVIAEKVSGHGPEGAGSYAEQSVTQAFAVAKQHFMRSLLN, encoded by the exons ATG GGTTCCTGCCCTTCGGTCAAGAACATCCTTGTGCTGGACTTGGAAGGGAAACGCGTGGCCGTGAAGTACTACAGCGATGAGTGGCCCTCCGCGGCCTCCAAGTTGGCTTTCGAGAAGTCTGTCTTCGTGAAAACCCAGAAACCGGGTGCTAAAGCAGAAGAAG CTGATGTGGTAATGTTCGATGGCTACATTGTTGTGTACAAGTTCATCGAAGACCTACATTTTTTTGTaactggaggagaggaagagaacgaGCTCATTTTATCATCAGTTCTTCAGGGTTTTTCCGATGCTGTTGGCATTCTTCTCAG CAAGGTAGACAAAAGGACCGCCCTTGAAAATCTGGATCTCATCTTTTTATGCATTGACGAAGTTGTTGATGGAGG GATTGTTCTGGAAACAGATGGTAATGTGATAGCGGAGAAGGTGTCAGGTCATGGACCGGAAGGAGCTGGATCATACGCTGAGCAG TCGGTGACCCAAGCCTTCGCGGTAGCAAAACAACACTTTATGAGGTCTCTCCTGAACTAG
- the LOC124700428 gene encoding protein ALP1-like, producing the protein MAPLRGAKRRKRQPEKALPAGVTAPMPPPDAADWWDSFSRRLAAGHYSKESQNFESVFRMSRRTFDYICALISGDFSRKTQGFRNFRFGDKTILGLEDQVAVALLRLTTGESLLSIGNRFGMNHSAISNITWKFIESLEDRAINHLKWPDPEEMATIKAKFEKLQGLPNCCGAIDTTHILMCSSAQPNSNVWLDGENRNSMVLQAIVDPDMRFRDIVSGWPGSLDDSCILRTSGFYKVCEKGTRLEGQMELPGDGEGAGSVVREYIIGDTSYPLLPWLMTPYQGRDLSPAKAEFNRRHSAARMVVHGAMARLKERWQVLKGELWRPDKHRLPRIIYACCLLTNIMIDREDSERNRTSAGHNHDDGYMQQFSDVADEGAVAQRDIICQHVSRLGSKLPE; encoded by the exons ATGGCACCACTCAGGGGGGCCAAGCGGCGGAAGCGGCAGCCCGAGAAGGCCCTCCCGGCGGGGGTGACGGCGCCGATGCCCCCGCCGGACGCCGCCGACTGGTGGGACTCCTTCTCCCGCAGGCTTGCAGCAG GACACTACTCCAAAGAGTCCCAAAACTTCGAGTCAGTCTTCAGGATGTCGAGGAGGACATTTGACTACATTTGCGCGCTTATTAGCGGAGACTTTTCAAGAAAGACACAGGGTTTCAGAAATTTCAGGTTTGGAGACAAGACGATTCTTGGTTTGGAGGATCAAGTAGCTGTTGCTCTGTTGAGACTGACAACTGGCGAGTCACTTCTGAGCATTGGGAATCGCTTCGGGATGAACCACTCAGCCATCTCAAACATCACTTGGAAGTTTATCGAGTCCTTGGAGGATCGCGCAATCAATCATCTGAAGTGGCCTGACCCTGAGGAGATGGCGACCATCAAAGCAAAGTTTGAAAAGCTCCAGGGCCTCCCCAACTGCTGTGGCGCCATCGACACAACGCACATCCTAATGTGCTCTTCAGCTCAGCCTAACAGCAATGTCTGGCTTGATGGAGAGAACAGGAACAGCATGGTCTTGCAGGCCATAGTTGACCCTGACATGCGGTTCAGAGACATTGTCAGTGGCTGGCCTGGGAGCTTGGATGACTCATGCATCCTGCGTACCTCGGGCTTCTACAAGGTATGTGAGAAAGGCACAAGGCTGGAGGGGCAAATGGAGCTCCCTGGAGATGGGGAGGGAGCAGGGTCAGTTGTCCGAGAGTACATTATTGGGGATACAAGCTACCCTCTCCTTCCCTGGCTGATGACTCCATACCAAGGGCGCGACCTATCTCCGGCGAAAGCGGAGTTCAACAGGCGACACTCCGCCGCAAGAATGGTGGTGCATGGTGCTATGGCCAGGCTGAAAGAAAGGTGGCAGGTACTCAAGGGAGAACTGTGGAGGCCCGACAAGCACCGGCTGCCAAGGATCATCTACGCCTGCTGCCTGCTCACCAACATCATGATCGACCGCGAGGACTCAGAGAGGAACCGGACGTCAGCAGGGCACAACCATGACGACGGCTACATGCAGCAGTTCAGCGATGTGGCCGACGAGGGTGCGGTCGCGCAGAGGGACATCATTTGCCAGCATGTCAGCAGGCTCGGCAGCAAACTGCCGGAGTGA